The genomic DNA ATAGTATCTTACCTTGCACTGAGTCATAGCATCTTACCTTGCGTAAATTGCTCTTCTTAGATGAGGCTACGCTGTCGTTATCTTCGGTgtagggtgggggagggggcgggaGGGGAGAGTCCCGCCTGTGGTCGGGATATCCTGTAGGTGGGAGAAGAGGCAGCGGGGGGGGTCCCCGAGCGCCCCCTCCCCTGCTGCGGTCCGAGCGTTCGCTCTCGCTGTCCAAGCGCTCTCGGCTGCGTGACCTCTGCTGCTCATTAAGCTTCTTTCGCTCCATAGCCTCTCGCAGGAAGCTGTCATCGTACATGTCCCGCCCACCGCGGTTCCGGCCATGATCAAGGTCCATCAGGTCATCCCGGCTACGGCTACGTCGCCCCTGGAAACCAGGCCTGCGGTACTGGCCGTGATGACGGCTGTCAGGGGGGGAGTCACGCGGGCGACGGGCGTCAGAGTCATAGCCGCCGCGAGCACTGCTGCTCCATTCATCATCTGAACTGCATGGTTTGGAAATAAAGACAATTATTTTACTGTCTAACACTGGGTAACTATATTAGATTTATAATGCAAGAGTGACGAGGTCCAAGAACTATTTAAGTTGCACATTAATCATATAATTTGCTCTGACCGTAGAGTTTTGCGCAGTAGATCAAATGCAGTCTTAGTGTTACTTGCGAAATGCATAGTCTAAAAGCTATAATGCTTTTATTTCAGATTCTATGAAGAGGAAATGGAGTTACCCTCTCCTGCCCCCCCTTGCCCCTCCATCTCGTCTGTAAAACGGGTCATCATAGTGATCACGGACGATGTCTAGGTTGTCCATGGAGCGTGCGCGGTTGCGGGAGTTTAGGTAACCCCTGGTTGCGCCGCCCGGCTGATACCTGTCCCGCCGGCCTTGCTGAGAGACACTACTGATGGTGCTCATGTTCTCTTCCACATCGTCATAAACCGTTGTCAGCTGGGGTGGCCTGGAGCGACCGCGGCCTCTGGACTCCAGGTCATCATGCAGGGAGCTGACCTCACTCATACCATCCACTGAGTGACGTAGGGGGACAGAAGAAACACGCAGGGCATTAAAAGTGGCtcagagagagattctgaaCTTTGAATTATGAGCTTTgaaacatacacagaaagagaggaggaaaaattaAGCACAAGATGCATCATTTCAGATGATTATTACGTCATTAAAATATTACAGAACTGATAGTAAACTTACCATCAGATCATTCATAAGCAAACTACAGCATATAAATCCATTTATAATCCATTTATAAATCCTTCTGACAAAGTCAATCTAACACCATGAAAAAGCAAGAGCCATCCAGAGAGAACTCACTGCGGCGGACAGAGGCGTCACCTGGGCGACCGGGGTCCATGTTGGCAAGCTCTCTCTCCATATAATATAACACACGAGTTGGGTTTCCATCGTGATCAGCCTGGATGCGGTAGCCACTGCGAGCttagaaacaaacacattttcacaacatGCATGAGCATGGACTGGATGtatgagtgactgtgtggtctTCTAACGACACGCTGTTGTAATGGAAGGGGCGAATGTATTCTTTAGTCTATGATAATAGTGTATTTTTTATATGAAAGATAAAACTTTTTAATATCAACTTTCAACGTTATCTGTAATGTGACAGCTAAGATCCATCTAACCCAGGTACTGAAGAGTACAATAAGAGAacttcaattcaatttcaaataaataaataaatagttttcaCAGAAAAGGTGATTGATCAGTTCTAAATTCCCCCGTGAATTTTTGTatggaaaaagaagatgaaaacagtaaaaaaaaccaacgGGTGTCATATGGGGCACATGCACCTGTGGTGTCTTGCCTAGCCCCCCAGTAAAACCAGCGATCACTTCTTATGTATGCTGTTGTAAATCTCCAGCCTGCTAACACCATTAATGTGCACAGACTGTCAATCCTGAGGTGTATCTGAGAGAAGATTTCTTTTCCAACTCACTTTGGTTTGGTCCTCTGTCATGGTCCTGTAGCAAAGGCACCTGTGAACCCTGGcccactgtcacacaaacacagagagatttaaCAACATCTATTTATACAATAAAATCTACAAAatcacactcagaaacactgtCAGCTGAAGGCCTGCAGCACAGGACAACACAGCTATAAAATGTGACTCATTAATTTGCGATACTGTTCAACATAGTAGACActtaagaataaaacaacataaattAATGCAAAATTTTCTTCATGCCCTGAACAGACTATTTTATTCAACAGTCAGAGAGAATTGTCTCTAAAAGAGAATCTTTTGCCATAAAGTTCCCTTAGGCAAAGACCCTTCCAATGTATTAACAACCTGACTGTAACAAACAGAGAATAGCTGAAGGATGACTTAACAACAGCAACTCAGAGACCTGGATCTGAGTCATCTGAACTGTTCCATGATTAGCATATTCATTCCATTGAAAATGACCttgtctcactctgttctctgttcagtGTGTCCGGACAGTAATGGCTCTAAGAACAGACAACCCACCTGAGCTGGCACCATCGTAGTCTCTTCCATAGTCATTGGACATGGGCATGTGGGTATTTTGGGGCATGGGTAACATGGGTATAGATGGGTTGGCCCCACCCATTCCATAGGCAGGCTGGGAGTACATGCTTTGGGCGTAGAGCGTTGGGGCATACTGACTGGGCACGCCAGATTTCACAGCTTTCCCAGCCTCATACACTAAACCCAAATCATTAGTCAGTCAATTCATATGCACCATTGCAttaaacatatatttgcatTATACATCACACTTTCCACTGTACATTGTCTATCATGTCTACATATTTATCAATGATCTATAAACAGAAAATCAATACAatcataaatcacacacacacacattacgaTAAGAATGCTTAGTACCAGGCCACCAGTTACTGCTATTACTTAACAGCTGCTAACAACTTCTTCTATGAATTTCTATCAGCCACACTGGAGAAAATTTGTCACCTTCCCTCATTTATGTCCATAAATGATCTCTCTCTAATCTGATTCATACAAGTTGATATGTACAACttaaatattataattataatattttaaatagtgaagatgtttaaataaatacttcagtgagattacagagaaacacagtgttGGTATTTGgttgggatgtgtgtgtttttttttctttgacttcgaaaaggtgtgtgtgtgtgtgttatgaaataTGAGGAGGGCTCTTACATGCTCGGGGACAACAGCAGCGCTCAGGGCAGCAGGGGCAACTGACGTAGCAGCAGCAAGTGTGAGgacaacactgacaccaacaGATTCCAATAAATAGCAGTAATAAAAGGAATCCAAGTACCACCAAAACAACCAACAGCCaatctgtgtgagagagagggggagagaaagagagagagagagagacag from Chanos chanos chromosome 8, fChaCha1.1, whole genome shotgun sequence includes the following:
- the lsr gene encoding lipolysis-stimulated lipoprotein receptor, with product MIGSIFLAVLTVTGTTMAVNVNCPVKKYVVILFQPVTLQCNYDTRATVPPLVTWKYKSFCRDPIQAALNPSSAENALAQSNPNYNPNIECSDQSRTVRIVASKQTSVTLGTEYQGRRISIINNADLNIAQTAWGDSGVYICSVASAQDLSGNGEDYTELIVLDWLLVVLVVLGFLLLLLFIGICWCQCCPHTCCCYVSCPCCPERCCCPRALYEAGKAVKSGVPSQYAPTLYAQSMYSQPAYGMGGANPSIPMLPMPQNTHMPMSNDYGRDYDGASSVGQGSQVPLLQDHDRGPNQTRSGYRIQADHDGNPTRVLYYMERELANMDPGRPGDASVRRMDGMSEVSSLHDDLESRGRGRSRPPQLTTVYDDVEENMSTISSVSQQGRRDRYQPGGATRGYLNSRNRARSMDNLDIVRDHYDDPFYRRDGGARGGRRGSDDEWSSSARGGYDSDARRPRDSPPDSRHHGQYRRPGFQGRRSRSRDDLMDLDHGRNRGGRDMYDDSFLREAMERKKLNEQQRSRSRERLDSESERSDRSRGGGARGPPPLPLLPPTGYPDHRRDSPLPPPPPPYTEDNDSVASSKKSNLRKNAAVSRESLVV